One window of the Xiphias gladius isolate SHS-SW01 ecotype Sanya breed wild chromosome 11, ASM1685928v1, whole genome shotgun sequence genome contains the following:
- the bnip4 gene encoding BCL2 interacting protein 4: protein MSLQKDISSDESLQGSWVELHFSGNGSQSTSHHGSQDQIPTSSQEGDMEKMLLDAQNESGRNSSRGSSQCNSPLRAQTPLLLWRGSEGTSSQSDEDFQETRREVENLMKKNADWIWDWSSRPENNPPKEFLLKYPKRSTSLSIRNTSVMKKGGILSADFLKLFLPSLIISHILAVGLGIYIGKRLTSHNTY, encoded by the exons ATGTCGCTCCAAAAGGACATCTCATCTGACGAGAGTTTGCAAG GTTCCTGGGTTGAGCTGCATTTCAGTGGCAATGGCTCTCAAAGTACAAGTCATCACGGAAGCCAGGACCAAATCCCCACGTCCAGCCAGGAGGGTGACATGGAGAAAATGCTGCTAGACGCACAGAACGAGTCCGGCAGAAACAGCTCCAGAGGAAGCTCTCAATGCAACAG CCCACTCAGAGCACAGACCCCCCTTCTTCTCTGGAGAGGCTCAGAGGGAACCAGCTCACAG tcagaTGAAGACTTCCAAGAAACAAGACGGGAAGTAGAGAACCTGATGAAGAAAAATGCGGACTGGATTTGGGACTGGTCTAGTCGACCAGAGAACAATCCACCAAA GGAGTTCCTGCTGAAGTACCCTAAGCGCTCGACCTCTCTCAGCATAAGAAACACCAGCGTAATGAAGAAGGGGGGCATTCTCTCTGCTGACTTTCTGAAGCTTTTCCTCCCCTCATTAATCATTTCTCACATACTTGCTGTTGGCCTAGG GATATATATTGGGAAGCGCCTAACCTCCCACAACACCTACTAA
- the LOC120796888 gene encoding alpha-2A adrenergic receptor-like — protein MGCLNFTSENKTLPGRHPYTVQTSVPLTILVGILILLTVFGNVMVVIAVITSRALRAPQNFFLVSLACADILVATLVMPFSLANELMGYWYFGKVWCEIYLALDVLFCTSSIVHLCAISLDRYWSVTQAIAYNLRRTPRRIKCTVFIVWVLAAIISFPPLITMKKDEGKEDSPECKINEEKWYIIFSSTASFFAPCVIMIMVYVRIYQIAKKRTRALPGERQRENGNLEDTKCGLDPLERKEREGRDVGGGGGREVNGFDMEEEPSSSDGNEASLCPLKKKRGLGTTKVAQVRPGEISSKPEVQPCVRVKGRKGRQYRERRFTFVLAVVMGVFVLCWFPFFFTYTLTAVCDTCCIPETLFKMFFWFGYCNSSLNPIIYTIFNDDFRRSFKKILCRMDIRGL, from the coding sequence ATGGGTTGTCTTAACTTCACCAGCGAAAATAAGACTTTGCCTGGCAGGCATCCTTATACTGTGCAGACGTCTGTGCCTCTAACAATCCTGGTGGGTATCCTCATCCTGCTAACTGTTTTTGGCAATGTCATGGTAGTAATTGCTGTGATCACAAGCCGAGCCCTGAGAGCACctcagaacttttttttggtctcactGGCATGTGCAGACATCCTGGTTGCCACCTTAGTGATGCCTTTCTCTTTAGCGAATGAACTGATGGGTTACTGGTACTTTGGTAAAGTGTGGTGTGAAATCTACCTGGCTTTGGATGTGCTCTTTTGCACCTCATCCATCGTTCACCTGTGTGCCATCAGCCTGGACAGATACTGGTCCGTCACTCAAGCGATTGCGTACAATTTGAGGAGGACACCACGCAGGATTAAATGTACAGTCTTCATAGTTTGGGTACTGGCGGCGATCATATCCTTCCCTCCGCTTATCACAATGAAAAAGGACGAGGGTAAAGAAGACAGCCCAGAATGTAAAATTAATGAGGAAAAATGGTACATTATATTCTCCAGCACTGCCTCCTTCTTTGCACCCTGCGTCATCATGATTATGGTGTATGTTAGAATCTACCAGATTGCCAAGAAAAGAACAAGAGCCCTGCCAGGTGAAAGGCAAAGAGAAAACGGCAACTTAGAGGACACAAAGTGTGGTCTGGACCCcctggagagaaaagagagagaggggagagatgtgggaggggggggtggtAGAGAGGTCAATGGGTTTGACATGGAGGAAGAACCCTCCTCTTCTGATGGGAATGAAGCCAGCCTATGTCCcctgaagaaaaagaggggtCTCGGAACAACCAAAGTGGCTCAGGTGAGGCCTGGAGAAATCTCTTCAAAGCCAGAGGTGCAGCCCTGTGTGCGAGtgaaagggaggaaaggaagacaGTACAGAGAGAGGCGCTTCACATTTGTTTTGGCCGTGGTCATGGGAGTTTTTGTTCTCTGCTGGTTCCCCTTTTTctttacatacacactcactgcTGTGTGTGACACCTGCTGCATCCCAGAGACATTGTTCAAGATGTTTTTCTGGTTTGGTTACTGCAATAGCTCATTAAATCCCATAATATACACTATATTCAATGATGATTTCAGGAGGTCTTTTAAAAAGATCCTTTGCAGAATGGACATAAGAGGCTTATAA